In one Mustela lutreola isolate mMusLut2 chromosome 8, mMusLut2.pri, whole genome shotgun sequence genomic region, the following are encoded:
- the LLPH gene encoding protein LLP homolog — MAKSLRSKWKRKMRAEKRKKNAPKELSRLKSILKIDSDVLMKDVQEIATVVVPKHCEEKTQCVVQDEKDDMKMETEIKRNKKSLLDQHGQYPIWMNQRQRKRLKAKREKGKGKSKAKAAKAPKGLAW; from the exons ATGGCTAAAAGCTTACGGAGTAAGTGGAAGAGGAAGATGCgtgcagaaaagagaaaaaagaatgcccCAAAGGAACTCAGCCGACTGAAAAGTATTCTTAAAATAGATAGTGATGTTTTAATGAAAGATGTTCAAGAGATAGCAACTGTGGTGGTACCCAAACATTGTGAAGAGAAAACTCAGTGTGTGGTACAAGATGAAAAAG ATGACATGAAAATGGAGACTGaaattaagagaaacaaaaagagtcTTCTAGACCAGCATGGACAGTACCCCATATGGATGAAccagagacaaaggaaaaggCTGAAGGCAAAGCgagaaaaagggaaggggaaaagcaaagcaaaagcaGCAAAGGCGCCCAAGGGTTTGGCCTGGTAG